The DNA region GGTCCTCGACATCCTCCAGACCGACCGACATACGCAGCAGCCGGTCCCCGACGCCGGAGGCCTGCCGGTCTCCCTCATCCACGATGCGGTGGCTGATGGAGGCCGGATGCTGGATCAGGGTGTCCACGCTGCCGAGGCTCACCGCGGGCGTGATGAGCCGCACGGCCGAGATCACCCGGTGCGGATCCCCGTACACCTCGAACGAGACCATCGCTCCGCCGAGCTTCGGGTAGTGGACCCTGGCGATGCGCGGATCGGCGGTCAGTCGGCGGGACAGTTCGGCGGCGCTCGCGGACGCCGCCCGTACCCGTACCGGAAGCGTGGCCAGGCCGCGCAGCAGCAGATACCCGGCCATCGGATGCAGCACCCCGCCGGTGGCGAAACGCACCTGCCGCAGGCGGGCCGCGAACTCCTCGTCGCAGGCGACGACCCCGCCCATCACATCGCCGTGCCCACCGAGGTACTTGGTGGCGCTGTGCAGCACGATCCGAGCACCGTGCTCGACGGGCCGCTGCAGTACCGGGGTGGCGAAGGTGTTGTCGACAAGCAGCGGCACGGAGCCGCAGGAGTGCGCGATCGCGCGGATGTCGACCTCGGCAAGCGTCGGGTTGGCGGGCGTCTCCACCATGACCAGACCGGTGTCCGGACGGATCGCCTCGGCGATGCCCGCCGGATCGGTCCAGGTCACCTCCGTGCCCAGCAGCCCGGCGCCGAGCAGGTGATCGCTGCAGCCGTAGAGCGGCCGGACGGCGACTACATGGCGCAGTCCCATGCTCGCGCGGACCAGCAGCACGGCGGTGAGCGCCGCCATTCCGCTGGCGAACGACACTGCGCTCCCCGTCCCTTCGAGCCGGGCGAGGGCGGTCTCGAACCGGGCCGTCGTCGGGTTGTCCAACCGCGCGTAGACCGGCGGCCCTTCGAGCTTTGCGCCGGTGGCGGCAAAGGTGTCGATCCGCTCCGCCTCGCCCCTGGAGTCGTACGAGGGGTAGGTGGTGGACAGATCGATCGGCGGGGCGTGCAGTCCGAGGGCCGCGAGATCGTCGCGGCCCGCGTGCACGGCTTCGGTGGCCAGCGCCCTGGACCGGGCTGTCGTCGGGGGCGCCATCGAGGATTCGGTGTCCATGGCATCACTCTGAACAACCACCGGAACTTCGGGGTCTTCTCCCGTGCTACGTTCGGCAGATGGCCGATTCTGTCGCTCTTGATCCGGTGGACCTGCACATTCTGCGGCTGCTGCAGAACGATGCCCGGACCACCTACCGCGAGCTGGCCGCCGAGGTCGGCGTCGCACCGTCGACGTGCCTTGACCGGGTGACCAGGCTGCGCCGGTCCGGCGTCATTCTCGGCCACCAGCTGCGTCTGGACCCGGCCCGGCTCGGCCGGGGCCTGGAGGCGCTGCTCTCCGTGCAGGTCCGGCCGCACCGCCGAGAGCTCATCGGTCCGTTCGTCGAGCGCATCAGGACGTTGCCGGAGTCCCGTGCGCTGTTCCATCTGACCGGCCCGGACGACTATCTGGTCCATGTCGCGGTCACGGACACGGCCGATCTGCAACGCCTGGTACTGGACGAATTCACCTCGCGCCGCGAAGTCGCCCGGGTCGAGACCAGGCTGATATTCCAGCAGTGGGAGTGCGGGCCGCTGCTGCCGCCGTCCGGAGGATCGGCGGAGTCAGGCCTCTGAGGCCGAATGATGATGACGCGGAGGCCTTCGCCGTACGAGGATGTCCGCATGTCAGACACTTCCAGCAGCGCGCTGCCCCGCCAGGTCGCCGACACCTACGTCGACGCATTCATCGAACTCGACCCGATCGCCGGTACCTATCTCGGTGTCGCGGAGAGCTCGCGCCGCCTTCCCGACTTCTCCCCCGCCGGGCAGGAAGCTCTTGCCGAGCTGGCCCGCACCACCCTGGCGAAGCTCGATGCCGCCGAACAGCTGCCCGGCGCGGACAGCGATGCCGAGCGCCGCTGCGGTCGTCTTCTGCGCGAGCGCCTCACGGCGGAACTCGCCGTTCACGAGGCCGATGAGGGGCTGCGCACGGTCTCCAATCTGTCCTCCCCGGCGCACAGCATCCGTGAGGTGTTCACGGTGACGCCGACGGAGACCGACGAGGACTGGGCGGCGGTCGTGGACCGGCTGCGCGCGGTGCCTGCCGCGCTGAAGGGCTACCAGGAATCGCTCGCACTCGGTCTGGAGCGCAAGCTGTACGGCGGGCCGCGCGCCACCGCCACCTTCATCGGCCAGCTCGACGAGTGGGCAGGGGACGGCGGTTCGGGCTTCTTCCAGGAGTTCGTGGCGGCCGGACCCACGGGGCTGCGTGCCGATCTGGACGACGCCGCCGGGCAGGCCACGGAATCGGTCGTGGCGCTTCGCGACTGGATGCGCGATGTGTACGCCCCCGCGGTCGAGGGGGCGCCGGACACGGTGGGCCGCGAGCGGTACGCCCGCTGGTCGCGCTACTTCAACGGCACCGACCTGGACCTGAACGAGGCGTACGCGTACGGCTGGTCCGAGTACCACCGGCTGCTCGCCGAAATGCGGACCGAGGCCGAGAAGGTGCTGCCCGGCGCCGGCCCCTGGGAGGCGCTGGCCCATCTCGATGTGCACGGCAAGCACATCGAGGGCGTCGACGAGGTCCAGGCCTGGCTGCAGGGTCTGATGGACGAGGCGATCGAAGCGCTCGACGGTACGCACTTCGAACTCGCCGAACGCGTACGGAAGGTGGAGTCCCGCATCGCCCCGCCCGGCGGCGCCGCCGCCCCGTACTACACGGGCCCCTCCGAGGACTTCTCGCGCCCCGGTCGCACATGGCTGCCCACCATGGGCGAGACCCGCTTCCCGGTGTACGACCTGGTGTCCACCTGGTACCACGAGGGTGTACCGGGCCACCACCTCCAGATCGCCCAGTGGACGCATGTCGCCGACAGCCTGTCCCGCTACCAGGCGTCGATCGGCGGTGTCAGCGCCAACGCCGAGGGCTGGGCGCTGTACGCGGAGCGGCTCATGGACGAGTTGGGCTTCCTGCCCGACGCGGAGCGCCGCCTCGGCTATCTGGACGCGCAGATGATGCGGGCCTGCCGGGTGATCGTGGACATCGGCATGCACGCGGAGATGGAGATCCCGGCGGACTCCCCGTTCCACCCCGGCGAGCGGTGGACCCCCGAGCTGGCTCAGGAGTTCTTCGGCAACCACAGCGGCCGTCCCGCCGACTTCGTGGAGAGCGAACTGACCCGTTACCTCTCGATGCCGGGACAGGCCATCGGTTACAAGCTGGGCGAGCGCGCCTGGCTGCTGGGCCGGGAGAACGCCCGCAAGGCCCACGGTGACGCGTTCGACGCCAAGGCCTGGCACATGGCCGCCCTGTCGCAGGGGCCGCTCGGACTCGACGATCTCGTCGACGAGCTGTCCAAGCTCTGACGCGATGGCGCGGCGACCGGGCTCGGTTCACGGCACGAGCCCGGTCGCCGGGCACATCTGCGGGCCGGAGAGGCCAGGTCGGTCACGGCAGCCGGGACGGTCGCAACAGCCAGGACAATCAGCAGCCGCAGTCACCGGAGTCGACCGGTGCGGTGAGCGGGTCCGCGTCGCGCCGCTCCCGCCCCTCCCAGGTCTCGAACTCGAAGCCCTCGCGCACCCAGTACTCGAGTCCGCCGAGCATCTCCTTGACCTGGTAGCCGAGTTCGGCGAGGGCGAGCGCGGCACGTGTCGCGCCGTTGCAGCCGGGGCCCCAGCAGTACGTGACCACGGGAACCGCCGGGTCGAGAAGGTTCCGGGCCTGCTCGGCGATGAGCGCGGTCGGCAGGTGGACCGCGCCGGGGACATGCCCCTGGTTCCAGGATTCGGTGGAGCGCGAGTCCAGGAGCACGAAGCCCGGATCGCCGTCGGCCGCGAGCGCGGCGGCGACATCGGAGACATCCGCGTGGAAGGCGAGCGAGGCGCCGAAGTAGGCGGCGGCCGCCGCCGGGGAGGCCGGCGGGACGCGGAGGACGGGGTGGGCCGCGGTGGCGGTGAGCTGCGATGTCATGCCCAGAAATCTACGGCCGGTGATCCGCCCCCGGAAGATGAGATCCTCGGCACAATGCTTGATCTGCCGGGGATTTCCCTGTTGCCTCCGGGGCATGACCGACTATTCCCCGGACGCCACCGACTGGCGCATCCTCGATGTCCTGCAACGCGAGGGGCGTGCGTCCTTCGCCGAGCTGGCGCGCGCGGTGGCGATGTCGCCGAGCGCCGTGACCGAGCGCGTGCGCAGGCTGGAGGAGGCCGGGGTGATCAGCGGTTACGCCGCCGTGGTCGACCCGGAGCGGCTCGGGCTGCCGATCCTCGCCCTCGTACGGCTGCGATACCCGAACGGCCATTACAAGCCGTTCCACGATCTGCTCGACACGACTCCGGAGATCGTGGAGGCCCACCATGTCACCGGCGAAGACTGCTTCGTACTGAAGGTCACCGCCCGCTCGATGCGTCACCTGGAGGAGGTCTCGGGCAGGATCGGCGCCCTCGGTTCGGTGACCACGAGCGTCGTCTACTCCTCGCCGCTCCCCCGCCGCGCCATCAGCCGCTGACCTCGCCGGAGGTGCGGTGCAGCACCGCCGATCCGTGCCGCTCCTTCACCACTTCGAGCTGTGCGGGGATGCGGCGGCGCAGATCGGCGACATGGCTGACGATGCCGACGCTGCGGTCCCGCTCGCGCAACGAGTCCAGTACGTCGAGCACCTCGTCGAGGGTCTGGTCGTCCAGACTGCCGAAGCCCTCGTCGATGAAGAGGGTGTCCAGCCGTACCCCGCCCGCCTCGTCGGTGACCACATCGGCGAGGCCGAGCGCGAGGGCGAGCGAGGCGAAGAACGTCTCGCCGCCCGAGAGCGTCGCCGTGTCGCGCTCGCGGCCGGTCCAGGCATCGACGACATGCAGTCCGAGACCCGATCTGCGGCCTCCGGTGCGGGCGTCGGAGTGGACCAGGGTGTAACGGCCGGACGACATGCGCTGGAGCCGTGCGGTGGCTGCGGCGGCGACCTGTTCGAGCCGGGCGGCGAGCACGTACGACTCCAGTCGCATCTTGCGTTCGTTGTCCGCGGAGGTACCCGCGGTGAGTCCGGCCAGCCGCGCCACCCGGTCGTACTCCTCGCGCAGCGAACCGATTCCGCGCACCTCGTCCGCGGCGCCGCGCGAGAGCCGGCCGAGTTCGGCGCAGCGCTCGCGCGCGGCGGCCAGTGCGGCGGAAGCGTCCCGCAGCGACCGCTCGGCCGTGTCGTACGCGGCCTGCGCGACGTCCACCGCGGCCGGTGGGCGGTCGGCGGCGGCCCGGGTCTCCGTCTCCGCCAGCCGGTCGGCCACCGCCGCCGCCTCGGACTGCCAGGCGTCGATGAGCCGCTGGAGTTCGCGCTGCCCGGCGTCGTCGAGCAGGGTCTCGGCGGCGGCCTGCGGGGTGTCGAACCCGGCCCGGAACGCGGCGTCCGCGAGCCGGTCGTCGGCCTCCTTGCGGTGCTGTGCGGCCGTCTCCTCCGCCCGGACCGCCTCGGCGGCCCCGGCGAGCAGCGCGACCCGGCGTTGCAGCAGCGCGGCGTGTTCGGCCACACTGCCGAAATCGCCGCGCGCGGTCGCCAACTCGGCTTCCAGCGCGGCCTGTTCACGGTCCAGGCCCTCGCGGAGAGAGGTGCGGGAGGCGGCCCGGCGCTCGGCGAGCTGCCGGCCGTCGAGGCGTTCGGACTGTTCCCGCTCGGTGGCTGCGAGGGCCTCACGCGCGGCATGCATGCCCGCTGCGGTGCGGTACGCCTCGGCATGCAGGCCCGTCAACCGGTCGACGAGCGCGCCGAGTTCGGCAACGGTGGGGTCGGCGTCGGGCCCGGTGCCGGCCGGGCCGACGGCGACCGCCCCGGTCCGGGCCATCGACGGCGGTCCGGCCGAACCGGCGGCGGCGCCCCCGGTCACGCATCCGGACGCTGCCGGATCCACGGCACCGGCCCCGTCCCTCGGCTGCGGCACCGCCGACTGTGCGGCCGCGCGGGCAGCGGTGTGCTGCTCGCGTACGACGCCGAGCTCCCGGTCCGCCCGCGTACGCGCCTCCTCGGCGCGCCGGTAGGCATCGAGCGCCCCCTCCTCGGCGGCCTTGTCGACATGTCCGTCGGCCGCGCGGGCCGGCCTGGGGTGGTCGGCCGAGCCGCACACCTTGCAGTCCTCGCCGTCCACCAGCTCCGCCGCCAGTTCCGCAGCGATGTCACGCAGCCGTCGTTCGCGAAGCTCCAGCCACGACTCGTGGGCTGCGGCGGCGCGCTCGCGGGCCGCGGCCAGCCGCTCGGCGGCGGCCGACACCTGGGCGGCGAGCGCGTCCCGGCGGCGGGCCGCGTCCAGCCGGGCACGGGCGGGCTCCAGCCGGCCGGCCAGCTGTTCGGCGCGGGTGGCCGATTCCTGGGCCGCCTCGATGCGTGCCCGCAGTCCGTCGCGGGTGGACTGCCAGTCGGCCAGCCAGGCCTCCGCTTCGCGGATCAGCTCCTCGTCGGCCCTGGCCTGGCGCTCCAGTTGGGTCCGCTCGGTGTCGATCTGTGCGCTGCGCCGCTCGGCACGCTTCGCGGCGTCGAGCCCGCCGAGCTCCTGCCGGAGCCGTCGCTCCAGCTCCGCCAGCTGTTCGGCACCGGCGTCGGCCAGGGTGCCGGGCAGCACCGCGCGGGCACGGTCACGGGCCTGAGAGGCCGTGCGGTACGCGCGCTCGGTCTCCTCGTGCAGCTCCAGAGCGGGCGCGACGAGGTCCGCCTTGCGGGCCCGTGCGAGACGTTCGTGGTGCCGGTCGCGGTCGGGGCGGCGGGCTTCGAGCACGGCGGCGCGGCGCCGCGTCTCCTCGTACCGCTGCTGGAGCGCGGCCAGTTCGCGTTCGCCGTCGAGGGCCAGGCGGGCGGCCGACTGCCGGACTTCGGCCATGGCCAGGACACTGGCGGCGATGTCGAGCCGTTCGCGGGCACCGCTGCGGGCCGTCGCGGCCCATTCCAGCACGCCCTCGGCGAGTCCCGGTTCGCCGGGCTGGATGTCGGGGAGCGGCGATTCGCGCGCGGCGGGTCCGGCAGCCTGGGCGATCCGCTGGGCCACCGCGAGGACGCGTTCGTCCCCGGCCCTGACCTTGGTTTCGGCACTCCGGCGCAGTTCGCCCAGTCGCTCCTCGACGGCGGCGAAACGGCGGGTGTCGAAGAGCCTGCCGAGGAGTTTGCCGCGTGCTTCGGCATCGGCACGCAGGAAGCGTGCGAAGTCGCCCTGCGGCAGCAGCACAACTTGGCAGAACTGTTCCCGGCTCATCCCGACGAGCTGGGTGATCTCCTCGCCGATCTCCTGGTGCGAGCGGCTGAGCGGCCGCCAGCCGTCGTCGGGGTCGTACTCCCGCAGCCGGCTCTGGGCCTTCTCCGTCGTGAAGCCGCTGCCCTTCTTCTTGGGGCGGGGCTGTGCGGGGCTCCGGGTGATTTCGAGGCGCCGGCCGCCGACGGTCAGTTCCAGACCGACCTCGGTGGCGAGATCCGCCGGGACATGGTCGCTGCGCAGGGAGGTGCCGGGGCTCTGACGGGCGCCGGGCACCGCACCGTAGAGGGCGTAGCAGACCGCGTCGAGGACCGAGGTCTTCCCGGCGCCGGTCGGCCCGTGCAGCAGGAAGAGCCCGGCCGACGAGAGGGCGTCGAAGTCGATGTCCTGGGTGGCGCCGAACGGGCCGAAGGCGGTGACGGTGAGCCGGTGGAGTCTCAACGGTTCACCTCGCGCACACCGTCGTCCACGCGGACGTGGTCGAAGGCGCCGCGCAGCACCGTTCGTTCCTGTTCGTCGGCTGCGGAGCCGCCCCGCACATGTGCCACGAAGTCCTCGGCGATCTGCTGGTCGTCGCGCCCCTTGAGGCGCTGTGCGTACGAGGCGAGCGGGTCGTCGGGAGCCCGGTCGGGTTCGAATACGAGGCTGAGTGTGTGCGGGAACCGCTCGACGAGCCGGGCCATCGGCTCGGCCGGGCGCACCGGGTCGGTGAGGGTGGCCTCGATCCAGGACTCCCGGTGCTGCTCCAGCGCGGGGTCGTCGACGAGGTCGTCGAGGCGGCCGCGGAGTCTGGCGAGGGGTCGGGGCACCGGGCAGTCCACACGTTCGGCGCCGACCGTGCCCGAGGCGTCGAGGTCGATCAGCCACATCGTCTTGCGGTGGGTGACCTCGGAGAAGGAGTAGGCGAGCGGCGAGCCCGAGTAGCGGACGCGTTCGGTGACGGTCTGGCAGCCGTGCAGATGGCCGAGCGCCACGTAATCGACGCCGTCGAAGACTCCGGCGGGTACGGCGGCCACCCCGCCGACGGTGATGTCGCGCTCGCTGTCGCTGGGCTCGCCGCCCGCGACGAAGGCGTGGGCGAGCACGACGGACCGGGTGCCGTCCGGGCGGCTCGCCAGATCGGCGCGTACCCGCTCCATGGCAGCGGTGAGCACCGCTTCGTGCCCGGAGCGCTCCGCCTTGAGGACGTCCTTCACCAGGGCCGGTTCCAGGTAGGGCAGCCCGTAGAACGCCACCTCGCCGTGCGCGTCCCGCAGGACGACGGGGGTATCGCAGCCGGTGGGGTCGGTCCGCAGATGGATCCCGGCCCGCCCGATCAGTCCCGCGCCGACGCCCAGCCTGCGTGCCGAGTCGTGGTTCCCGGAGATCATCACGGTGGGCACACCGGCGGCGGCGAGCCGGTGCAGCGCGTCGTCGAAGAGCTCGACGGCGGACAGCGGAGGAACGGCCCTGTCGTACACATCACCCGCGACGAGGACCACATCCACCTCGTGCTCGCGCACCGTCGCCACCAGGTGATCCAGGTAGGCGGCCTGGGCTTCGAGCAGGGAGACCCGGTGGAACGAGCGCCCCAGGTGCCAGTCCGATGTATGCAGAATTCTCAAGACCCGGCTCCGACCCGCATTTCTCTCTTCCTCCGCCCCCGAGTGGTGAGCCCCTCTCTTCTCACCCACCACAGTCTCGCATCACCGCCGACCACGTCCGGGCCTTCGCCCCGGAAGATCGGTCCGTGCGGGGAAAGTGCTGTGCGGGCGCGGGATACTGGTCAAACGTCCCCGTACGCCTCGCCGCCCAGCTCCAGCTCGGCCTCGCCCGCTGTCGCATCGGCCAGCCAGCCGCGGAAGGACTCGACGTCGGCGTCCGGCAGTCCGATCTCGATGATGACGGCTTCCGCGTAGCGGACCTCGCGCACGTTGCGGCCGGTGGCACGGAGGTCGTTCTCCAGCTTGCCCGCGCGCTGGTGGCCGACGGTGATCGTGGCGAGGCGGAACCGCTGGCGGGTGATGGTGCCGAGCTCGTCGAGGGCCTCGCCGACCACTCCCCCGTAGGCCCTGATCAGTCCTCCGGCACCGAGCTTGACGCCGCCGTAGTAGCGGGTGACGACGGCGACGACGTAGCGCATCTCACGGCGCGTCAGCATCTGCAGCATGGGTACGCCCGCGGTGCCCCCGGGTTCCCCGTCGTCGCTCGCCTTCTGCACGGAGGCGTCGGCGCCGATCACATAGGCGAAGCAGTTGTGGGTGGCGGTCGGGTGTTCCCTGCGAATGCGTGCGACGAAGTCCTGCGCCTCCTGCTCGGTGGCGGCGGGGGCGAGCGCGCAGATGAAGCGCGATCGGTTGATCTCGGTCTCGTGCACGCCCGCTCGGGCGACTGTCCGGTACTGCTCCTGCATCCGGCCACCATATGCCCCGCACGGGAATGGTCCGGGGCCGCCGTCCGTTGTGCGGATCATGTACGCAGACGAAGAGACGATCCACAGGATGCTCCGGAACAGCGGCGACACCTGGGCCGTGGTGGGCCTGTCCAACAACCGGTCGCGCGCGGCCTACGGCGTCGCCGAGGTGCTCCAGCGCTTCGGCAAGCGGGTGGTCCCGGTGCATCCCAAGGCGGAGCGGGTGCACGGCGAGGACGGCTATGCCTCGCTGGCCGAGATTCCGTTCCCGGTCGATGTGGTGGACGTCTTCGTCAACAGTGAGCAGGCGGGCGCGGTGGCCGACGAGGCGGTCGCGGCGGGCGCCAGGGCCGTCTGGTTCCAGCTGGGTGTGATCGACACGGAGGCGTACGGCCGCACGCGTGCGGCCGGGCTGGACATGGTCATGGACCGGTGCCCGGCCATCGAAATTCCCGCCCTGGGCCGCTGAAGCGCGCCTCCGTCCCTCGCCCGAATGTGCGTGGTGTCGCACCCGGTGTCCGGCTGGGAGAATGGCCCGCTGTGAGTACTACGACTGCGCCGACCGTCACCCACAGCCGAAGCAGGCTGGCCGGGCAGCTCGCCGAGCTCGGTGTGGAGCGCAACGGTGTCCTCCTGGTGCATGCGTCGATGCGCGCAGTGGGCGCGGTGAGCGGCGGGGTCCGTGCGATGGTCGGTGCGTTACGGGGCGCCCTCGGGC from Streptomyces sp. NBC_01591 includes:
- a CDS encoding DUF885 domain-containing protein, with the protein product MSDTSSSALPRQVADTYVDAFIELDPIAGTYLGVAESSRRLPDFSPAGQEALAELARTTLAKLDAAEQLPGADSDAERRCGRLLRERLTAELAVHEADEGLRTVSNLSSPAHSIREVFTVTPTETDEDWAAVVDRLRAVPAALKGYQESLALGLERKLYGGPRATATFIGQLDEWAGDGGSGFFQEFVAAGPTGLRADLDDAAGQATESVVALRDWMRDVYAPAVEGAPDTVGRERYARWSRYFNGTDLDLNEAYAYGWSEYHRLLAEMRTEAEKVLPGAGPWEALAHLDVHGKHIEGVDEVQAWLQGLMDEAIEALDGTHFELAERVRKVESRIAPPGGAAAPYYTGPSEDFSRPGRTWLPTMGETRFPVYDLVSTWYHEGVPGHHLQIAQWTHVADSLSRYQASIGGVSANAEGWALYAERLMDELGFLPDAERRLGYLDAQMMRACRVIVDIGMHAEMEIPADSPFHPGERWTPELAQEFFGNHSGRPADFVESELTRYLSMPGQAIGYKLGERAWLLGRENARKAHGDAFDAKAWHMAALSQGPLGLDDLVDELSKL
- a CDS encoding Lrp/AsnC family transcriptional regulator, which encodes MTDYSPDATDWRILDVLQREGRASFAELARAVAMSPSAVTERVRRLEEAGVISGYAAVVDPERLGLPILALVRLRYPNGHYKPFHDLLDTTPEIVEAHHVTGEDCFVLKVTARSMRHLEEVSGRIGALGSVTTSVVYSSPLPRRAISR
- a CDS encoding exonuclease SbcCD subunit D, which translates into the protein MRILHTSDWHLGRSFHRVSLLEAQAAYLDHLVATVREHEVDVVLVAGDVYDRAVPPLSAVELFDDALHRLAAAGVPTVMISGNHDSARRLGVGAGLIGRAGIHLRTDPTGCDTPVVLRDAHGEVAFYGLPYLEPALVKDVLKAERSGHEAVLTAAMERVRADLASRPDGTRSVVLAHAFVAGGEPSDSERDITVGGVAAVPAGVFDGVDYVALGHLHGCQTVTERVRYSGSPLAYSFSEVTHRKTMWLIDLDASGTVGAERVDCPVPRPLARLRGRLDDLVDDPALEQHRESWIEATLTDPVRPAEPMARLVERFPHTLSLVFEPDRAPDDPLASYAQRLKGRDDQQIAEDFVAHVRGGSAADEQERTVLRGAFDHVRVDDGVREVNR
- a CDS encoding trans-sulfuration enzyme family protein — translated: MDTESSMAPPTTARSRALATEAVHAGRDDLAALGLHAPPIDLSTTYPSYDSRGEAERIDTFAATGAKLEGPPVYARLDNPTTARFETALARLEGTGSAVSFASGMAALTAVLLVRASMGLRHVVAVRPLYGCSDHLLGAGLLGTEVTWTDPAGIAEAIRPDTGLVMVETPANPTLAEVDIRAIAHSCGSVPLLVDNTFATPVLQRPVEHGARIVLHSATKYLGGHGDVMGGVVACDEEFAARLRQVRFATGGVLHPMAGYLLLRGLATLPVRVRAASASAAELSRRLTADPRIARVHYPKLGGAMVSFEVYGDPHRVISAVRLITPAVSLGSVDTLIQHPASISHRIVDEGDRQASGVGDRLLRMSVGLEDVEDLWADLCQALSSQEAGRKSSTVGSSVAESSAVGSSAAGSSVAGESATGLLVRGQ
- a CDS encoding SMC family ATPase, which codes for MRLHRLTVTAFGPFGATQDIDFDALSSAGLFLLHGPTGAGKTSVLDAVCYALYGAVPGARQSPGTSLRSDHVPADLATEVGLELTVGGRRLEITRSPAQPRPKKKGSGFTTEKAQSRLREYDPDDGWRPLSRSHQEIGEEITQLVGMSREQFCQVVLLPQGDFARFLRADAEARGKLLGRLFDTRRFAAVEERLGELRRSAETKVRAGDERVLAVAQRIAQAAGPAARESPLPDIQPGEPGLAEGVLEWAATARSGARERLDIAASVLAMAEVRQSAARLALDGERELAALQQRYEETRRRAAVLEARRPDRDRHHERLARARKADLVAPALELHEETERAYRTASQARDRARAVLPGTLADAGAEQLAELERRLRQELGGLDAAKRAERRSAQIDTERTQLERQARADEELIREAEAWLADWQSTRDGLRARIEAAQESATRAEQLAGRLEPARARLDAARRRDALAAQVSAAAERLAAARERAAAAHESWLELRERRLRDIAAELAAELVDGEDCKVCGSADHPRPARAADGHVDKAAEEGALDAYRRAEEARTRADRELGVVREQHTAARAAAQSAVPQPRDGAGAVDPAASGCVTGGAAAGSAGPPSMARTGAVAVGPAGTGPDADPTVAELGALVDRLTGLHAEAYRTAAGMHAAREALAATEREQSERLDGRQLAERRAASRTSLREGLDREQAALEAELATARGDFGSVAEHAALLQRRVALLAGAAEAVRAEETAAQHRKEADDRLADAAFRAGFDTPQAAAETLLDDAGQRELQRLIDAWQSEAAAVADRLAETETRAAADRPPAAVDVAQAAYDTAERSLRDASAALAAARERCAELGRLSRGAADEVRGIGSLREEYDRVARLAGLTAGTSADNERKMRLESYVLAARLEQVAAAATARLQRMSSGRYTLVHSDARTGGRRSGLGLHVVDAWTGRERDTATLSGGETFFASLALALGLADVVTDEAGGVRLDTLFIDEGFGSLDDQTLDEVLDVLDSLRERDRSVGIVSHVADLRRRIPAQLEVVKERHGSAVLHRTSGEVSG
- a CDS encoding Lrp/AsnC family transcriptional regulator, which translates into the protein MADSVALDPVDLHILRLLQNDARTTYRELAAEVGVAPSTCLDRVTRLRRSGVILGHQLRLDPARLGRGLEALLSVQVRPHRRELIGPFVERIRTLPESRALFHLTGPDDYLVHVAVTDTADLQRLVLDEFTSRREVARVETRLIFQQWECGPLLPPSGGSAESGL
- a CDS encoding CoA-binding protein, which encodes MYADEETIHRMLRNSGDTWAVVGLSNNRSRAAYGVAEVLQRFGKRVVPVHPKAERVHGEDGYASLAEIPFPVDVVDVFVNSEQAGAVADEAVAAGARAVWFQLGVIDTEAYGRTRAAGLDMVMDRCPAIEIPALGR
- a CDS encoding rhodanese-like domain-containing protein; protein product: MTSQLTATAAHPVLRVPPASPAAAAAYFGASLAFHADVSDVAAALAADGDPGFVLLDSRSTESWNQGHVPGAVHLPTALIAEQARNLLDPAVPVVTYCWGPGCNGATRAALALAELGYQVKEMLGGLEYWVREGFEFETWEGRERRDADPLTAPVDSGDCGC
- a CDS encoding YigZ family protein, yielding MQEQYRTVARAGVHETEINRSRFICALAPAATEQEAQDFVARIRREHPTATHNCFAYVIGADASVQKASDDGEPGGTAGVPMLQMLTRREMRYVVAVVTRYYGGVKLGAGGLIRAYGGVVGEALDELGTITRQRFRLATITVGHQRAGKLENDLRATGRNVREVRYAEAVIIEIGLPDADVESFRGWLADATAGEAELELGGEAYGDV